From the Xenopus laevis strain J_2021 chromosome 7L, Xenopus_laevis_v10.1, whole genome shotgun sequence genome, the window ACTATTTCCTCCACCGTTCTCACCCTGGCCTCCAGCTCCCCAGTACGTTTGCACAATTTCTGCATGTCCTGCTTTATAATGGACAGATCAATTTTTATCTCTTCTGTTTTGGAGGTAATTAGGCTTGTGCATGCCTCTTTGGACGCTTGTATCTCATGGAGAAGGTCCTGTAGCGTTGGCTCTTTTGGTGCTGGCGATGCAGGTGGGGAGACCAGGCTACGCTGGGTAGGTGGTGCCAGCTCGTAGCCATCTTGGGATTCTCTATTCGCAAACTTACCCAGCTAGTTTGCCACTTCAGAGGAGCATTTCTGCACTTTGTTCTGCCCCATTAAAGGCACTTAAAGGCTTAAAGTGTATTCAAAACAAGACAAGACCTAGTGCAAACATACTATTTTTATATTACTCGTTTTACTAATATTATAAatagaaatctttttttctaaCAGCCAAGTCAGAGATTTAACAACCTTATAATAGCAAATTAAAGAAATGCATCCGTGTAAATAGAGTGCTCTAATCTCACATAACAAAAATCCATTAATCTTATGTTATCTACAGGTTTGTACATATATCATTTACCGTTAACATTTTCTCACTTCTTTACGGTTGTGAGTCTCAGCAAATTATACATACCAATTTGAAGTTTATCTTATTTTGCACTCACCTAACCAGCTGTATCAACAGCTACAAATCACACACATCAAAATAGTGTGTTATAACTAAAAAAAGTGAGTTAAAGGTATAGtgttcagcattttttaaacTACTTCTCTTCTTCACTGTGCAGAAAGGAATTGGCTTGTATCTGCAGTTATAGCTTGTCGGTTATAGCCGGTGGCTTCgatcaaataaattaaattgtcCCCAAAAGCTATgtagcaatttcagcaaacaaTGAGTGGGCTTCTGTGTTACAGAGCAGCATCAATTTCTGCATTATGTTCTCTCCACTTTTCATTATTTGCTGCCAGTGCTCAGATTAAGAATACCCTGTGGAAAATCAAGTACATTGAGGCACAAACAAGCCCCGCAGACTCAAAGGGAAGTGTCAACATATGACAGCATAAATTACCCATTTGGTGTTTTCCAGAATATCTtgattgccagtccaggcatTGACCAATTTTAGGTAAGATGCAAAGTccattatttttggatttggctgaatactgaatccgCCACAAAAGATTAGGCTGAATAATAAACCAAATCCTAGTCTAGTTCAGTTACACAAAACTCTCATGTCACATCAGCTGGAcgggcgaggccacaaaggcccgggcctagggtggcaagatttcaggggcggcatgccgcccagccgcatacAAAGAGGCAAATGGGAGCCACAGCTCCTCAGTGAACTGGCGCGTCACTCGCACACTTTCTTTCATTGCCATTATTCCGATAttaggtttaaattatttttaaaaaaagttaaagcaGATATAGTCTagttataataaatcacaaaaggtTGCAAAAGGTTGATGACATTTAAAGTTTGCACTTGTGGAGTTTATTGGTTGATATAGATATGCTAGAGTTCATATTTCccaataatccatattttattgatttgcttttgctctgtaatactaAGACAGTACTTCTTAGTATTTGATAAAAAATAAGCTATCATCTACCCAGCAATACATACTGATGGCAAAGTGctcctgtttttttgtttctttttgatgATTTCAGTAGTGTTCGGTCATAGTGCCCACAATACAGAATAATCCTATAATTTAAAAtatcctgataacagatcccatatactgaatatttttaaattacacttgtTTTATTACTTTCCTTTCATATGAGTATATTGGCCTCATTTATGTATCCAACGTGCAGGCATGAAGTGCAGAGTGCAGTGTAGCTGGTGCAAGGGAGCCCACAGTGCTCTTTTTTACCCTGTGCTCTCTGGTACTCTTTAAAGTTgttattcacatttaaattaacctttagtatgatgtatgtagtgatattctgagacaatatgcaattggtttttactttttatcatttgaggtttttgagtcatttagctttttattcagcagctccccagtttacaatttcagcagctagggttcaatttaccctagcaaccatgcattgatttgaataaaagactggaatatgaataggagagggtctgaagtTGAGTGGCAGTAacaaggcaaattattaaaaaaactatacaaaataaataatgaagaccaattaaaaaattgccattctataacatactaaaagttatctggcGCTTCTAAGTGACACGCAAATCAGGGGGTGGGAAACCACCATGTGGCCCCTATGAATACACCACTGATGGATGCAAGCCGTGCTGTATTCATCTGAAAAGTGCAGCTCCTTGCAGGGCAGggtgtaaaatgtgtaaaatgtggtGACTTGTGCGTTCTtattctcatgtttttttttcattaactacaaATAGTAGCATTAGCTCAACCTCTTGTTTCCATTTAAATTCATACATTGCCAATGATTTGTGTAAATCATTTGCTACTTTTTAGCATCGTGTTGTGAGGTGCTGAATGGTGTTAGCATTTAGTTTCATGCCACTATTTTGTTCATTAATTGAATGGATAGTTCACCTTATTTACTTCAAAATTAGGTGGAAACAGGATTTCTTTATGTTTTATGCATTCAATATTTGTTTCTGATTGAATCTGTATGCaaacaatacatatttaataaCTATCAACAAGCAAAAAAGTAGCTTTAGCCACAGCAAACCtagaaggtgaaaattaagcATATGTTGGGAATTTTTCAAGCCTGCGAAagccaaaagattatgacacagAGCAAATAGTAGAATGAGGAatgatacagtataaataaaggaAGCAACAGTTTCTCTTCCCACTTTACACCACCAAGATGCAGTGGTTAGTTTTGTGTGCTGAGATATTGATTTGTATCTCCgctgcatatgcaaatatactATGCTGTAAGTACCAGTATAGAAACAGCAGAGCATCATAgacataataatttaaacattatattgaacttttttttatattttcacctTCTTTCCTAGCTGTTCCAGATACGGATAAGGCTTTGGTAACAGCCCTTCTGGTAAACATGGAAAGGAAAATTGAAGCAAATAACCCTCCAGATCCCAGCGTCCTCTTGGCATTAAATATGGGAGGTAGCATAGACACCGATGCCAAGATATTGCTGACACAGCAACTAAAAGAAGATTCAGCTAACAAAGTGACTCAAGGTgggacagttttgctaataacaCAAAAGTAATTTgacatatataaagatatatgagCATGAATGTTTATATTGTGGAACTATTCAAAGAGTCACTCTATTATACCATCTGTTGTCTGTTACATGTCTTcactttcttttttcttattcTCTTGTCAGATCTGCCCTTTAGTTCTGGTAGAGTTGCACTTTATACCCTTGCCCTTCGTTCCTCTTGCTGTGATCCCACCAAAATACCTGCTGCTAAAGGAGACATCAACCTTGTATATATTCTAGAGGAAAAAACACAAGAGGAGATAGCTAGCATTGGTAAGTAGTTGAATAAGCACACATTGTTAATGGGGATGTAAACtcagaaataacattttacctaatgaatgaaaattatgggagttatttatcaaattctgattttctctcaacattttctgctacaaactccgctcTTGTTTATTAcgattattattaaatttttccaaaaattagctttgcaggaaaaaaaatcagattttcaagattttttggatttttcacccgaaaactctgatttcttatgcttttttgcctgaaaactcagaaaacgtaagggtattgcacgaaacccagcgcacatcaaaaaatcattgggacttctccctttgacttatatgcaacctcgacaggtctgagatgccagattttcggattctgactttttcatcctctgggtttaataaattccgatttttttttcaaaagtccgattttataaaaaaatatataattttttgtgatttttgcatttggagtttagtaaataaccccctgaatgttcaGTGGTTATAGTTATTAACAAACGTAATTGCAATGAAAAGCAATCTTTGTTTGTCCCTTTCAGttctgttggttctgactcctgaaacaatgtaacagaaatatGCTCTTCTTCAGCAAAGAATCCTGGTCCCACATAATCTTGCATGCATCCTAACAGATGTGGTGATAATTTAGCTTCAGTTGGATTGTTCTTCTAATAGCCAGAACAAGAAGTGCAGATAATAGGACAATCAACTTAAAGGGAAACACCGCTCAGGAAGGAGTGAGGaaactcacacaaacacagtatgatcataaaaaaatacagatagTTTCCTTACTTTAATTAAACCTACGTCAATGTTAACCACTGCACCATCATGCTGCCCAaacttgctacttttattacattaccacatAAACGCTTAATTTGGCTACAATATCATGGGTTGCAATGTTTAACAACCACAAGACAGAtactaagggacatatttataaatgtgtgtaaaaAGCTTTACACCAAAAACGAGTGGTATTTTAGCTGTATATTTCCCCATACTGCTAATTTTACACCCTGTATCACCATTTCTGAAATTAGCAGGTACAATGCTTTGCAAAGTAAAAGTGGTGCTATTTATAAAGCTGCGTATTTTGGTCCACTACCGAAATGTACACAGGTCACTAGGGCTAAGGAGAAAAAAAGCAGGGAAAAAAGTGGTATAAGTTGTGCTTTTTGATTTTTACTAACAGCATtgtattttgatttttgatttacACCGACTCTGCTACACATTCAGTGTTTTAAATATACCTGATTTTACATAGTGGAGTTACTGCAACCCAACTTCATTCGCCTGATTCATAGGAAATgtaattccaaaaatgttttttctccataTTCAAATTGTTGTAGTCTTGGTTATAGTATATTCTTTGTAGCATCGGAAATCTGAGCTCACAACCTACCCCATTGGGTATTGTATTGGTCCTCACAGTTCTACATTTGTGGTACCAAACAGGGGGACAGTATAGTGATGTGagggttgaccactggttgggtgggttagggttgaaatttggccaaccattgcaggttagggttgagtgTGGGTCAGACTAGGGAAATACACTGCTCCCATAGATTCCCTGTCTAAGAACTTGAGGCAcacacagaagtagtgtacagagtgAGTAGATGCAGGTCAGgggcaggtcctacaatggcaacatttttgggttagggttgggggcgggttaaggttttgcgggttagAGTTGAGTGCAGACTGAGTTTTTCccaacccacacatcattaggagTTGTTGttactttattacattattataatacagtCTACCCTAATGTGTGTTCCTTTTGCCGACTATCTAACTAAACATAAAACTCTTGACAGAAAATACTCAGTCACCACTGACCACCCTTTACCAGGTGGCTCTGGATGTCCTTGCGCTTTGTGTCATGTCCAGTCCTGAAGCATTTCAAGCTGCATACACACTTGCCAAAGTTATTCCACCAAATCCATCTGGACCTTTATTTACTGTTGGTGAGTCAAATAATCAAACAACTTTTGCTTTGATTAACTTTATATCTAGCTCATGAAGGTTTAGCACAAATGTACATAGTTTGACTACAATGCAGAATGAGCTACTGCTCTTCCACATATACTGAACAGGCAAACCCATTCAATTTTAGTTTCCCCCTGAATAGAAAGGACAATTTGTTTCCAAGTGCATTCTTTTGTGGACCCTTCCTTCACAATCTAACAACATAATTTTAACActcttagggggaaatttactaaagggcgaagtggctaacgctggcgaaatttcgcTGGCGTAGACATAGAGATAAACTCtgatgcaacttcgcactctaatgccaggcgaatactatgcaaattcactaagtttttgattttacttaccattacctctatcgccagacttgccttcgccacatcagaccagacgaagtgcaatagagtagataggagttcctcaaaaaaagttgaaattttttcttagtcccaaaaaacgctggcgtcttttcctttttacatggtgataggctgaaaaagattgaaatttgttttttggggtaccctccttcccccctacatttgataacatatagcacctaaactaaactgtgggcacatgtgtagggcaatatcacacctctatataattttattaagattccctggccttgtgtagtgtaatgtatttgctgaagcatatacggccattgtactttaactgcacaccgtatggaaattagccaacgctagcgtaacttcgaactgttGAGCGTAatttcactagcgcaacttcgccagcatttagTACCCAGtgcacaactttggatcttcgtgaattagcattgtccaggcaaatttacacctggcgaagtgttgcgatgtgcgcgaagccagcactggcgaattttcgccggttagtgaatttgccccttagagtccaTCCTAATGTCTCTAAGACCCAGTGCCACTGTACTGTCTGCAATgttgatacagatatgggattcgttatctggcaACTTGTATAgacatccaaataatccaaatttttaaaaacttgatcccaactaagttataattagtccttattggaagcaaaaccagtctattgggtttatttaatgtttacatgattttctagtagacttgggggccgattcatcaagctcgagtgaaggattcgaagtaaaaaaacttcgaatttcgaagtgttttttgggctacttcgaccctcgaatgggctacttcgacctttgactacgacttcgaatcgaaggattcgaactaaaaatcgttcgactattcgaccattcggtagtcgaagtactgcctctttaaaaaaaacttcgaccccctagttcggcatctaaaagctaccgaagtcaatgttagcctatggggaaggtccccataggcttgcctaagtttttttgatcgaaggatattccttcgatcgttggatttaaatccttcgattcgaaggatttaatcgttcgatcgaaggaataatcattcgttcgatcgtagcatttgcgctaaatccttcgacttcgatattcgaagtcgaaggattttagttcctagtcgaatatcgagggttaattaaccctcgatattcgacccttgatgaatcggccccataaagtatgaaaatccaaattatggaaagatcagttatccgtaaaacccccttgagcattctggataaaatgtccgATACCTGTAGTTCCACACCTGTTGCTGTTTTTTGTATCTTGAAGCGATAATATTGTGGCTAAACATGgaaaactttatattttatatttttgagttTCCATGATGAATAAAAGCAGTATAATTATATCCCATGCTTTGCTGAACATACAAACATAAATACAAACTAAAGGATACATTCTACTAGACGGgttctgtattttattatatagtacACATTAAACAAAAGTTGTCTTTGGAAATGTGTTAAAGAAGGTGTAGCAGTGACAGGCAGACCTCACTTAGAATGTTTCTGAGCAGAGGACCACATGTCACAGCCACACGTGCATTAGGCCCTGTATTTTCCATGGATTTGTATGAGAAACTGTGACAGGTCGATGGGGTAATTTTGACTTGTTTTCAGACTGATTACACCAGCTGTCAGAATGCCACTGTATGCCACAGGCTTTTAATTTACTGTAGCAAAGTACTTAATGAAAGCACTAAAATGCAATAAGCTTGCTTATGATAGTCTAGAGCACTCAAATAAATGCACTTAGTCTTAATCTTATTCTGTCAAAAAAATGATTGTGTGCATAAATGACTGAATTcgaaaaaatgtttacaaaaaagcAAAATTCTTAATTATTAGAAACAataatgaatgtgtttttttctatgtttaaTGGATGTTTGCTAAACTGAACTGCAACTACACAATTAACAGACACTGCAGCCATTGGAGTAATGGGATTCACTTGTGTGCTTGCCATGGATGGTGTCCCTCCTCAGATGCTGAAGACAATGAAGATGGCTCAGTCCTCGCTTTTGACTCTGATTCTTAGAGAGCAAAAGAGCGATGGAGTCATTGGCAATATTTACGCCACTGGTCTTGCAGGGCAGGTACTATGATCATTAAGTTAATTCTTAAGTTTAGAGTCATTGGAGAGGTATgtgatctcttatctggaaacccattaaccagaaacctccaatttacaggaaggccatctgcctAGAGCtgaccatacatacagagatccgcTTGTTGGCGAGGTCGGCAAACAAGCAGACCTCTGGCCAgcatgcccaccttgaggtgagagGAGAATATGGGCAGTCAGATCAGacaaaccaatgtggtcctcaatgtgaggggatttttaaacctgccagatcgagatctggccgaaagtcgattGGGAAAGcttgttggagggccccatacactgcccaataagctgccaacttaatcTTTCGGCAGCTTACTGTATATCTCCCAGTCTATGGGGACTTTTAGAGATTATTttgattttctctttctctgaaataacaaaatagtaccttgtactagatcctgTCTAAGATGCATGAAtctgtattggtggcaaaacaccTATTgtggttaatgtttaaatgtttttagcagctttaaagTATACTAAAGGAAATCATGGAAAAACCCAccatctgaaaacccccaggtttaaagcattctagataacaggtcccatgtgcTTATACAGTATCTGTTGTAGGTTTAGTGTATACATATAATATGACCAGTTGGACACTATATTTTTAGAGGGGCTCTTAACCCCAAGGATCGGTTGCTGTGGTGTtatgagaaatataaaaaaattgagcCCCACAGATTGTTGACAAATATTTGATGGCTCTAGTACTTATGCTGTAGtcatcccaatttttttttatttcagattaaAGAAACCTATTAGAGGTCTAGTAGGTTCTTTCTAGAAAGTCAAGCCAGCACCAAAATAAATCTCAATTCAACAATTACAAAAACTTTTACTATGTCAAAAATTCTTTTGATTTAGGCTAAATTGCAACCTGAAAATGATTCTCTCTTTTCTAGGCTCTCACAGCAGCACAGTCCTATTACTCCCCAGAATACTGGAACTGCCCACGTACACTGCAGCAAGTGTTGCAACAGATTCCTCTGGGAACCTTTGCCCTACCAGGGCCTGCTTCTCAGGTGCTACCCTTCCTCAATGGTAAAAGTTACATGAATGTGAAAGACATTCAGTGCAATTATAATGGTATGTATGCCAACATATGAACTATACAATTGTTAAAGGTGACCAGTGGCAAGTTCCTTTGAGTTTTGTTCACTTTATCACAGCTTTATCAAAACTGTGTCCCTGATGTTGAAAGTACTCAGTGTTTGTTCAGCCGGTGAAGGTTACTGATAATTAGTTATGTTGTAATCATACATTAGATTTGGGTGGAAAGTAAACAGgcacaatataaaaagaaagcGAGCATATGTTTATTCAGTACAGATACCATAAGCCAGTTAACATGTTCGTGATACTGTCCTTGGTGGCTTTtctgctgtgtgtgccatacacagGAGCACAGAAAGAAGTTTGTAAGTACAATAAATTTCATATCTTTGGGAAAGGGGTCTTTCTTTTTAAGATTAGATaatctatatattattatttaaagaacAGTTTTTAAGGgatacaattttatttaatatcAATAACTGTCAACTCATTATCCTAGGTATACTTGTGTACAATTTACCAAAATAGGAGCTCAATTGTGTCCATTCTAGTGTATGGTGCTAAAGTTGTGGTGTATGCAATTTAGGGTGTGCTCATAAGTATGCTttaattctgagaaaaaaaatgcactgcctgttttttcttattagacattattttaaaatttctttcccatgtctcaaaaaaatgttaatttgatttTCTTTCTGGAGAGAGGCTTCAATCTGTGGCTGTATCCATTcctggaagatgttttttttgctcTCCACCAAAGTTTCATGTGGTGGGGGTACACTCTCTAGATGCCTGGCATGACATCAATCGATCCCGCTGTCCCAGTCCGACTTATACACAATGCATTGGAAACAGAATGTATTTACAATGAGAGTGCTGAGGTGTTTAACCCATTTATTTAGCCACAGAAAGTGAAAGCATTAACGTTTCAGGTGACAAGGCTCCTTTTGTCAGTATAATCATTCTTCTGGgtttaatttatttctttaattagtCCAAAGTGTCCATTTACTTTTGAGTCCAagtaacttaaagtgatactgacacaaaaaaaaacgatgttcaaaatattaatctacattaaaagttacatataggtcacattgattgttttttgctgatagttctgcttttgccaaccttactgtcccatctcagtctgccagttagagtttctaatgctaacggactcctgctgcacaaatatggcagccccctcatagaggaacatgggggtaaggaaggtaatgtaaaagcatcaggcaaatacttttaaggcaatattataaatagcattcaaagataatgttatgatgaatATAAAAAGGGTTATTTTAGGGCTAAATAAATGGGTTAAACATCCTAGTACTGTCCATGGGTTACAGGAGTGTATTTGAAGGGGGGAGAGTATACCCCCTAGTTCAACAATCAATGAATGaggcttgtgctaaacatgcGTTGTGCCTATTGTTTTgataagaaaaacatattttttgttattcCATTACTAAACACACTACAGGGAAACTGAAATTACTCCATGTATGGCCCTTGCAAGTAGATAACCAGTATACAATCTCTGCCTTTCCCCTttgtgttttgttagcaggagtccatatTGCAGAggaattatctgtgcactggtaatctaattatctacctcacaaggacaaaaaacatttaaaaatagatttttcgtgaataaaacaataccctaTTGATTGAATTCATGCTGACAAGGcaatatactgcccctttaaggagATGTGATTGGAAAATCCCTTTCCTCtcttcagaatttattttttatctttgggCAAACCCATAGACCATGTaacatatttagtgatgggcgaatttgcgaaacggcgcgtctcgtttttgacgccggcgcccgttttttcgacgccggcgcccgtttttgacgccggcgcccgcaaattttttcggcgaatttgcgcgggcgtttggcgaatttattcgcctgccgcgaatcgcgcaaattcgccgcgaattcgcgcctggcgaataaattcgcccatcactaaacatattCAGTTTCACATGATTGCATTTTGGGAAAGACAGAAAATAAGGTTGAATTTTATGgaggtgtcttttttttcaacctacgTTATTATGTAAGAGTGATTAACTATAATTTTATAGGAGAGCAgtatgaaaatagttttttttaaaaaaaaaactttgcttaaAGGGTGGCATTGAGAGTTCTTCTATACAATGGCACAGTGCATTTGGGCTTTCACAGATTGTATTACATTCTTGCTTTCAGCTACTGTTATCACAGTTGAATACACCATAGTGAATAACCTTGTGGGAGACAACTTTAAACATTTTGTCCAGATTTCAGTAAATGAGGGTTCCACATTACTGCAAGTCATGCAGAAAGCTGCTGAAATGAATCCAAAGGAATTCAGGTAAGAGTCTATTGAAACTATAGatcattatttacttaaaatggacttCCCATCTTCTGGGGCTGTGTGTATGTATCTACTATACTTCTGAAGCTGACTgaacaaagttaaagggatattCAACTTCTGAACATGAACAGCACTTGCCATTATAAAATGTTGTACAATTGatcttaattttctttaaaacagaGAGTTGTCAAGATATGTACCATTTGTGTTTCATTGATCCTAAGGTTTCTCAGATTCTCCCTTAGCCAGGGATTTGCCGAGCCCCAACAGCCCCTGCCCTCCATGTACACTGAACACACTTCCTTTATAGTTTCAATTGTATATCACTAAGCCAACAGGCTGAATTGCGCCAGTCAACCTTgacatgtaaaaaacaaacattattctGAAGTGGTCAGGCTTTACTGAAACACCTCAATTTGGGATGTGTGACAAACGTATggatatgtatttaaaaaaaattaattttgattataaaaaggtttttaaagACATATGGGCTGTTCATAATCGGACATTTGtccaaaggtgaacatccctttaATCTCAGATtttttgatgcatatagtaaATTGTTTGATTGCAATCTGTGCACACAGTAGTGAGATTTCATTCAGAACATGCACACTAGCACTTTAACCTTCAGTCCAGTTACTGTATACACATGGAAGAACCATGCCGAATCAATGTGTTTTTCACTGGGGAGAAATTGTGTGTGTTACAGGACCTAAGGCTCATTTACATAAGGACCCAAGATGTGAAGTGcaagaaaaaacccacaaagggcagttttttttttttacaacaattcACTATTCTCAAGGGTGCAGAGGTAGTT encodes:
- the LOC108695811 gene encoding cobalamin binding intrinsic factor — its product is MQWLVLCAEILICISAAYANILCSVPDTDKALVTALLVNMERKIEANNPPDPSVLLALNMGGSIDTDAKILLTQQLKEDSANKVTQDLPFSSGRVALYTLALRSSCCDPTKIPAAKGDINLVYILEEKTQEEIASIENTQSPLTTLYQVALDVLALCVMSSPEAFQAAYTLAKVIPPNPSGPLFTVDTAAIGVMGFTCVLAMDGVPPQMLKTMKMAQSSLLTLILREQKSDGVIGNIYATGLAGQALTAAQSYYSPEYWNCPRTLQQVLQQIPLGTFALPGPASQVLPFLNGKSYMNVKDIQCNYNATVITVEYTIVNNLVGDNFKHFVQISVNEGSTLLQVMQKAAEMNPKEFSFKTEETLWGPFVTTINHLSGSSNDKTFWQFFSGSTPLEEGVGTYRPSNKEHILAIFSKY